The sequence below is a genomic window from Lolium perenne isolate Kyuss_39 chromosome 7, Kyuss_2.0, whole genome shotgun sequence.
GAAGAGGGGCATTGCAAGAAAAGTTTCCGTTCATAGATCCAATTGGGTGGTTGTGTCCGTTCAGTGGAGTATTCTTTGCTGCGTGGTGATCAAGATGTTGTCATTTCGTGTTGGAAGTGGGTTAAACAGTTTGTTTGTTTGACTATATTTGTTTTCTCCTCTTGTGATTTTGGTGTTATTGTAACGGTTTTTGGCTAGTTTTTTGTTAATTAACTGGGCATCTTTTCTTTTCAATTAATATATTGGGGCAGCTTTTTACCCCCGTTAAAGAAAAGAAAAGTTTTATGGTTTGGTCGGGGGAGAAGCACCTGATAGTTCGCTTGACTTCAAAATGTACCGATGGCACGGACAAGACTCGAGGATGCACAATCAGAAGAACTGCCGAATGTTCATGCAACAAGCCATGGCTGCTGCGCAAGCCCTGCTCTCATGACGTTGCTGTCTGCTGTAGGCGCTGCTACATACATACCCCCGTACCGTACTACAGCTTGCCCAATCAAGTTAAAACCTGGAGAGGGAAATTCGATGTATCTTGAAGGACCTTGCGAAGCTACAAAGTTGAGCGTGAGCCATTCGAATTCGAGTATCTATTTGGGTATCCCATATAAGAGTTTTCTTTTCCAGATTTGACACCAACTTGGATCCCAGACAAAAAGAAAACACGAGTGTGCTCTTCCTTCCTTTCTAGCTACCCTACCGACTGCCTGCACACTGTCATGGAGGAAGAGCTGCAGTGCAGCATTGAAACTAGATCAGTTGCAGATAACCAAGAAACTGATTAGCACCTGCAAGGCTGGAAGATCCTATTCATTTTCCTGAAGAAACAGATTATGTATTAGCAGCTGCTTGATAGTTCAGCTTGAACTTCTATTGTCAAATGCCAACTTAATCCTATTTTGAATCCTAAATTTGCACTATGTTTTATCATTTGCAATGCATCAACAATGTCTTGGAAGCAGAATTTCACATATTTTGAAGCATTATGGTTTGCAGATCAATTGCGGACGACTCAGGAACTGATTAGCACCTGTAAGAACTTAAGCTTCCATTGCCATCTACCAAGTTAATCGTATTTTGAATCCTAAATTTGCACCACCTATTGGGATAAAGTTGTCTCATGAAAACTTGATCTCTGTGTTATCATTCATTTCAAATGATATCAAGCTTTTGGCTGATGACTCCCTGAATTCTGTGGCTCATGGTCTGCCAAATTATATGATCTTTACAGGACATGGTTTGTATGTAACAGATCATAAAATTGCACCTTTAAAACCCAGCTGAACACAACCAGGCATGTGTGGGAACGCTGACAACATCATAACAAAGATGTACAATGCAACATGACTCAACTGCAAATTGATAAGCAATGTGGCTGACGCGTCCTCACAAGCAATTTGATACTTCCTCTGCATCTATTTTACTAGTTTGCTAAAGCAGCTTACATTGTGGAACAGGGTGATAGAACATTTCACAAGACAAACAACCGAGGTGCATACCAGGCATTGCTGTGCCCGATATCACAAAAGTGGCAACAGGCAGACAAATCATAAACTCAACAGACAGTGCATACAAGAAATAAGCTGAAAATGAGCCTTTTGTAATGTGGCAAAAAGTATATTCCTCAGTGTTGTGATTTAATTATCCACCGCTGACATGTCTAATTGCTTAGTGTCCAAAAGTTTGAAGAGTGAACAAGAGAAGCCTTGCTATTTCATCAAGAGACCGGCTTGTATCTTCAGATCTCCTGGACTGACAAACCTGTATCAATGGAAACTCGTCAAACATAGAATCTATGGTGGTACCTAGCAGAGCAAATGAGGGTGAACAAAGCTACCAAAAAAATAAACAGCTAAAATAGGCAAGACATCTGAAAGAAACAACAATAGATGCAGAGCCAACTCAACTGCTAGACAAATAGGCTTTGCCTCAAATATCACACCCCTCGGATCTCATAGCTATTGGCCATCACGGATGAACTTGAAAGTAAACTAGTTTTAACCACAAGCCACAAGTCAAAAGAAATAATGACTAGAATGGCTTGAAGCTAAAACTATTACAGCATTCATCTCTGGTAGTATTTTTTTCTTCATAGGGACACTGCTACTTGAGCTAGTTACTACAAACACAACTACAGAGACAGAACAATAACACTCAGCTGAACAGTAAAAACCAAGGAGAACAAAGGATTCTGTAATCATATTGATGTCCCTCGGATCTCATAGCTAATATGGCCATCATCGACAATTCTAAAACATGGGTTTAGCCCCAAGCCATCGACTCAGCAGAACTGTATGACAGATGGCTTGGAGCTAAAACCAGTCACCAATCATCTTTGGACCTGATTTTTATCTTCACTGGGACATCGACTACAGAAACACAATGTCCACTTCACATAACAACAGCAAGAACATAAATTCCAAGTAAATTTAGCACACATTAGAACATACAAGTAAACCATGCCTGGCTGAATTAGCTCTACATGCTAACCTGGGGGCAGAGACTGCTTCAGCTTGTTGGCCTTCTCGGTGTCGAAGACGCAGAGGGTGTACAGGTACCTCGAGCAACGGACCTTGAACTTGACAGCGTCTTTGCTCCTCTTGATCCTCACGGAGCGGGCGTCCTTCCTCCTCGCGGTGAGAAGGAAGTCCTTGATTTCATGGATCTGCTTCGGCTAGAGACACGAAAGACCAAATGTATAGGCTAGAGACATGAGAAAACTGATGCCAAAATTAGCAGACACCAGTGCAAAATAATCATGGCTAATAGGTCACACAGTGAACAAGATTGCAGCGTTTGAAATCACGCTCCAGAATCGAAATTATATCCACAAGAGTAATCGGGCAAAGCAGACTAACCATCTTCCTCCTGGCGTTGGGGACTCGACGATGTCTTCTCGCGGCGGCGGCTTCCGAAGATCCAACGGGAGGAAGAAACTGCGGCGGGAGGGGGGAGAAGCTTTATAGCGCTCGTAGAGAAAACCCTAGAGGAGAGGAGAGAGCAACTCCGAAAATGCGGATGTGCTCTCGCTCGCTGCAGCTGGGCCAGAACCTGGGAGTAGGGCTACATATGGCAGGAAAATTTAGTTGTATGTGGGCTTTAACGAACGGGCTTCTTTATTGGGCCCAGATACTTTATTTATGCGGAAATTTTCCCTATAGTTTAGGAGGAATGTCACGATGCATAAGGTAGAGCAAAAGATGACGACTTTGAAgttcttttttttcgataaatccaccaatctattaataatcataatAGTAGTACAACTGATCTAAAAAGTAAAGAAAATTATAAATTGGTACTAGggccacctagcgacgactacaaacaTTACCACGAGTCGAAGGCGCGTCACTGTCCTCACCCCTCCATCGCCGGAGTCAATCaacttgttgtagtagacagacgggAAGTTGTCGTGCTAAGGTCCCAAAAAACCTGCGCACCAGAGCAACAACCATCGGCaatgatgacaaccgtagatcggaagagactgaTATGAAACCACACCAACAAATACGAAAACCGACCGGATCCCAGGAGATCCGACATGCACACAACTTCACGCGCCCTCCGTcagcgctagatgcaccaccggagcgaggataggacggagaggaccttattctgacttcaaAATATAGCCGCCGCCTCACTATTCCagaaaaaagactaaaaagcaaactaaattaataaCGAAAACTCTCCGCCAACGAGGGACCGTGGTTCaccacacctccaaggccccaaggcGAGCCGAAGTTCTTTGATGTATCTTATCAAAGATCTTTCTCGAGTGTGTCTTTATGTTCTCgagtgcgttggattagatcctgatcggacgaacgacagtcgtcgtcttctccgacgagagcccgacgctctggcggcgagcctaggggacaGAGGGCTAACCGtgggtccggcgagcggcggcggtgttccgttcgaggttgtcgatgaaggggaagatgcctgtagcagtggcgaagCTCGAGATGGCCTGGATCAATGTCGATTTCACCAGGCCTTCCGCGGCTCTGATCGTCCGATTGGGCTTGCTCCGACTTCGATTCGATAGGTGGAGGGGTGGTGGAGAAGCAAGGATGGGAGGAGAGGTTGGTGcggtgcttggattgctcagggaagctcggtatttatagaggagcttgggtgctgcggggcagggttgaagtcgacatgcgcgcggcgattccggcgagcgttgGGGCTAGGCGATGGCGCAGCAgtgttctacgtgtccaggcgaggctaatGGTGGCGACAGCTCGGTCGGGCGACGGCTAGATA
It includes:
- the LOC127316496 gene encoding large ribosomal subunit protein eL38z/eL38y, which produces MPKQIHEIKDFLLTARRKDARSVRIKRSKDAVKFKVRCSRYLYTLCVFDTEKANKLKQSLPPGLSVQEI